In one window of Nocardia brasiliensis DNA:
- a CDS encoding non-ribosomal peptide synthetase, with translation MAADQTREPRRARARRSGGATVPRLLALAVEADPDGIAVAFHGTELRYRELDDLSSRLARLLIGRGAGPGDLVAIAIEAPVEAVLVTWAVAKTGAGFVVLDPHEPEARTLRLLAAAKPIIGCTAATGFAAVRAFDGLEQVLIDDPGVRRELAQLSSEPVTYADRLRPVTGADIAYVSCGADDDEVGFVTQAEVAAAGTCPRQRQSPGPLGVFFGTLFPRTVYPGPDKTLAGMFDEVVRAFPDATAVSAGAAALTYRELDVRANRLARRLIARGIGPEHLVAVVLPRSVDLVVALLAVVKSGAAYLPIDPAYPADRIAYLLADAAPAAVLTRAGIAVPGATPVFEVNRVFDLNGAPIGDDERVRALRPRHLAYVIYTSGSTGRPKGVQIPHRNVIALLANTRARFGFDHRDVWTMFHSYAFDFAVWELWGALLHGGRVVLVDHETSRAPDQFLELLRAERVTVLNQTPSAFYQLAEADRVASESAPAAPLSLRYIIFGGEALDFGRVHDWQARHGSATRLVNMYGITETTVHTTFHPIAVGERSVIGSALSGSRVLVLDDRLRPVPAGVPGEIYVAGAQLARGYLGQAGLTAARFVANPFAPNGSRLYRSGDLAAWQADGNLVYLGRADDQVKVRGYRVELGEIESALLAIPAVRQAAVVVRTDPPGDRRIVAYVIGDVRSAQVRTAAAQALPDHMVPAAVVVIDALPLTAHGKLDRAALPVPVVDTAVFRAPARPIERTVAEAFAGVLGDIRIGLDDNFFALGGNSLLAAQAAARLGAALDARVPARLLFHAPTVAELAEAVSGRAATGARKPLVAGPRPDRVPLSMAQQRMWLLNQFDPASAVYNIPVAVRLIGELDVAALRAAVGDVIARHETLRTVYPQCDGVAYQSILDPAQAAIELVAETIDAAAVLPRIASVAATGFDVAVRVPLRVALFRLDTAVTEHVLVLVAHHICGDGSSMRPLTRDVMTAYAARSSGVAPEWTPLPVQYADFGIWQRAVLGADTDPDSLLARQAEYWRAALAGAPDELVLPFDRPRPATRSFAGGRVDFSIDGEVYHGLTELARAQNATLFMVVHAAFAVLLSRWSGSDDIAVGTAVAGRGEPELDDLIGMFVNTLVLRARVRGQESFEELLARIREADLQAFAHADIPFERLVELLRPDRSTARNPLFQVGLVFQNVATAAFELPGLSVSAVDIECDVEKYDLSLVLGVTDAGLAARFSFARDLFDETTIRAAATRFARLLAAIVAAPRRPVGDLSLLTPDEYAALTRMDSTRSAAGASMPELLLRGIRHGRDRVAVRASGRSISYGELDDYSSRLARVLIERGVGPECFVAVALPRGYEMLAVALAVGKAGGAYVPVDPAYPADRIGHMVTDSAPVLGITGTAYRDRVPGEVAWLELDHPDVAALCARRSPAPVTDSDRKSPLRLGNPAYLSYTSGSTGVPKGVTVTHAGLAGLVEHAVGVLGLGPDHALLHATSPSFDPAALEWLCALSVGASLVVLPHGVIGGPEFAAVLRDERVTHCSVTPAVLATIDPAAVPTATVLVGGDVSTPDLVAKWQPGRRYVNAYGPTEATVAATFGAQVAGRGVTIGRPVRGVSAVVLDARLHPVPPGVTGELYLAGDALARGYHDRAALTAHRFVANPWGEPGERMLRTGDLVRRRGPADRDAWDLEYVGRADRQVKIRGVRIELGEVDAVLGAHDDVGCAVTVAHETPTGETVLVGYVRAAVGREPDRDALLAHVERTLPRHLVPAAIVPLDDIPLTTTGKVDRKALPAPSFRAAAWRAPATPTEELVAEVFAQVLAVEQVGADDDFFARGGSSLRTLALQHALAEHGIEVPVSALFGASTVRALAAYLTGEHLAPHSPAVVAADAVLGPDISATGIAPMHRVGPRDVLLTGATGFLGAYLLRELLDRTDAVVWCLVRADSARAGRERIRQALRRFQLWDDALETRIVPIPGDLALPAFGLSDAEHGWLANRIDAIYHNGAQVNHLERYARLRAANVEGTREVLRLATTRRLKAVHFVSTVNTVISTAAAASVTEDTRIGADELPAQGYISTKWAAEQLVLRAAERGVPARVYRPGLVSGDLRVGINSPDDSFWNMVRAAVVLGIVPEVGAASVALVPVTYVARALVEISLGAATATAYHLVPDEPVAIRTLFDCLRRNGYPIETATFEEVRHRLTEQAHTRAQTGDDSLVRAALLGADFAAAPAPLIDATNTARALVHSAVTCAPIDEAALDTYIAAFRRTGFFPSGS, from the coding sequence CGGTCGCGAAGACCGGCGCGGGCTTCGTGGTGCTCGACCCGCACGAGCCCGAGGCGCGCACGCTTCGGCTGTTGGCCGCGGCGAAGCCGATCATCGGTTGTACGGCGGCGACCGGATTCGCTGCCGTGCGGGCGTTCGACGGGCTCGAACAGGTGCTGATCGACGACCCCGGCGTGCGGCGCGAGCTCGCCCAGTTGTCCAGTGAGCCGGTGACTTACGCCGACCGGCTGCGTCCCGTCACCGGCGCGGACATCGCCTACGTCTCGTGCGGCGCGGACGATGACGAGGTGGGGTTCGTGACACAGGCCGAGGTGGCCGCGGCCGGGACCTGTCCGCGGCAACGCCAGTCGCCGGGGCCGCTCGGTGTCTTCTTCGGCACGCTCTTCCCGCGCACGGTGTACCCCGGACCGGACAAGACGCTGGCAGGTATGTTCGACGAGGTGGTCCGGGCGTTCCCGGATGCGACGGCGGTCAGCGCCGGCGCCGCGGCACTGACCTATCGCGAGCTCGATGTCCGGGCGAACAGGTTGGCGCGCAGGCTGATCGCGCGCGGTATCGGCCCGGAGCACTTGGTGGCGGTGGTCCTGCCGCGTTCGGTTGATCTGGTCGTCGCATTGCTCGCTGTGGTCAAGTCGGGCGCTGCCTACTTGCCGATCGATCCGGCCTATCCCGCCGACCGGATCGCCTATCTGCTCGCCGACGCCGCACCGGCGGCGGTCCTGACCCGCGCGGGCATCGCGGTGCCCGGCGCGACACCCGTGTTCGAGGTGAACCGGGTGTTCGATCTCAACGGCGCACCGATCGGCGACGACGAGCGGGTGCGTGCGCTGCGGCCGCGGCATCTCGCGTACGTGATCTACACCTCGGGGTCCACGGGACGGCCCAAAGGCGTGCAGATCCCGCATCGCAACGTGATCGCGCTGCTCGCGAACACCCGCGCGCGGTTCGGCTTCGATCATCGGGACGTGTGGACGATGTTCCACTCCTACGCTTTCGATTTCGCGGTGTGGGAGCTGTGGGGCGCGTTGCTGCACGGTGGCCGGGTGGTCCTGGTGGATCACGAAACCTCGCGTGCCCCTGACCAATTCCTCGAATTGCTGCGGGCCGAACGAGTGACCGTGCTGAATCAGACCCCGTCGGCGTTCTATCAACTCGCCGAGGCCGACCGCGTGGCATCGGAATCCGCACCGGCTGCGCCATTGTCGTTGCGGTACATCATATTCGGCGGCGAGGCACTCGATTTCGGTCGCGTACACGACTGGCAGGCCCGCCACGGTAGCGCCACCCGGCTGGTGAATATGTACGGCATCACCGAGACCACCGTGCACACCACCTTCCATCCCATCGCCGTCGGCGAGCGCAGCGTGATCGGCTCCGCACTCAGCGGATCGCGGGTGCTCGTGCTGGATGATCGACTACGTCCGGTCCCGGCGGGCGTGCCGGGGGAGATCTATGTCGCGGGTGCGCAGCTGGCGCGCGGCTACCTCGGCCAGGCGGGCTTGACCGCGGCCCGATTCGTGGCGAATCCGTTCGCCCCGAACGGCTCCCGTCTCTATCGCTCCGGTGATCTGGCCGCTTGGCAGGCCGACGGCAATCTCGTCTATCTCGGCCGCGCCGACGATCAGGTCAAGGTGCGCGGCTACCGCGTCGAACTCGGCGAGATCGAGTCCGCGCTGCTCGCGATACCGGCGGTGCGGCAGGCCGCCGTTGTCGTCCGGACGGACCCGCCTGGCGACCGGCGGATCGTCGCGTATGTGATCGGAGACGTGCGGTCCGCGCAGGTGCGTACCGCGGCGGCGCAGGCCCTGCCCGATCACATGGTGCCCGCGGCGGTCGTCGTCATCGATGCGCTGCCGCTGACCGCGCACGGCAAGTTGGATCGCGCGGCCTTGCCCGTGCCGGTCGTCGACACCGCGGTGTTCCGGGCGCCCGCGCGCCCGATCGAGCGGACCGTCGCCGAGGCGTTCGCCGGAGTTCTCGGCGACATCCGCATCGGCCTGGACGACAACTTCTTCGCACTCGGCGGCAATTCGCTGCTGGCCGCGCAGGCCGCGGCCCGGCTCGGCGCGGCACTGGACGCGCGCGTGCCCGCACGGCTGCTCTTCCACGCGCCCACCGTCGCCGAGCTGGCCGAGGCGGTTAGCGGTCGGGCGGCCACGGGCGCGCGCAAGCCACTGGTCGCCGGACCGCGTCCGGACCGGGTCCCGCTCTCGATGGCGCAGCAGCGCATGTGGTTGCTCAATCAGTTCGATCCCGCGTCGGCGGTCTACAACATCCCGGTAGCCGTGCGCCTGATCGGTGAACTCGATGTCGCCGCGCTGCGCGCGGCCGTCGGTGACGTGATCGCCAGGCACGAGACTCTGCGCACGGTCTACCCGCAATGCGATGGTGTCGCCTACCAGTCGATTCTCGATCCGGCGCAGGCGGCGATCGAACTCGTCGCGGAAACGATCGACGCGGCCGCGGTGCTGCCCCGCATCGCCTCGGTTGCGGCCACCGGATTCGATGTGGCGGTGCGGGTTCCGTTGCGAGTCGCGCTGTTTCGCCTCGATACCGCGGTGACCGAACACGTGCTTGTGCTCGTCGCGCATCACATCTGCGGTGACGGATCGTCGATGCGGCCGCTGACCCGAGATGTGATGACGGCGTACGCGGCTCGGTCGAGCGGTGTCGCGCCGGAGTGGACGCCACTGCCGGTGCAGTACGCCGACTTCGGTATCTGGCAGCGCGCCGTACTCGGCGCCGATACCGATCCGGACAGCCTGCTCGCACGTCAGGCCGAGTACTGGCGCGCCGCGCTGGCCGGTGCGCCCGACGAACTCGTCCTGCCCTTCGATCGGCCGCGGCCCGCGACGCGCTCGTTCGCCGGTGGGCGCGTGGACTTCTCGATCGACGGGGAGGTGTACCACGGACTGACGGAGCTGGCCCGTGCGCAGAACGCGACGTTGTTCATGGTGGTGCACGCGGCGTTCGCGGTCCTGCTGTCCCGGTGGTCGGGCAGCGACGATATCGCCGTCGGCACGGCGGTGGCCGGGCGCGGCGAACCCGAACTCGACGATCTCATCGGCATGTTCGTCAACACCCTGGTGCTGCGCGCGCGGGTGCGCGGGCAGGAGAGCTTCGAAGAGCTGCTGGCGCGGATCCGCGAGGCCGACCTACAGGCCTTCGCGCACGCCGATATTCCGTTCGAGCGGTTGGTCGAGTTGTTGCGCCCTGACCGATCGACCGCGCGAAACCCGCTGTTCCAAGTCGGTTTGGTGTTCCAGAACGTGGCGACGGCGGCATTCGAACTACCCGGGCTCTCGGTCAGCGCGGTCGATATAGAGTGCGACGTCGAGAAATACGATCTGTCACTGGTGCTCGGGGTGACCGACGCGGGACTCGCGGCCCGGTTCTCCTTCGCGCGAGATCTGTTCGACGAGACCACGATTCGTGCCGCCGCAACGCGGTTCGCGCGGCTGCTCGCGGCGATCGTGGCCGCACCGCGGCGCCCGGTGGGTGATCTGTCGCTGCTCACACCCGATGAGTACGCCGCGCTCACCCGCATGGACTCGACGCGGTCGGCGGCCGGGGCGTCGATGCCGGAGTTGCTGCTGCGCGGTATCCGGCACGGGCGTGACCGCGTCGCGGTGCGTGCGAGCGGCCGGTCGATCAGCTACGGCGAACTCGACGATTACTCGTCGCGGTTGGCGCGCGTGCTGATCGAGCGCGGTGTCGGCCCGGAGTGCTTTGTCGCGGTGGCGTTGCCACGCGGCTACGAGATGCTCGCGGTAGCACTGGCGGTGGGCAAAGCCGGCGGTGCCTATGTTCCGGTCGATCCGGCGTACCCTGCGGACCGGATAGGCCACATGGTGACCGACTCGGCCCCGGTGCTCGGCATCACCGGCACCGCGTACCGCGACCGCGTGCCCGGCGAGGTGGCATGGCTCGAGCTCGACCATCCCGATGTCGCCGCGCTCTGTGCGCGTCGATCGCCGGCTCCGGTCACCGATTCCGATCGGAAAAGCCCACTGCGCCTGGGTAATCCGGCATATCTGAGCTACACGTCTGGATCGACGGGCGTCCCGAAGGGTGTCACCGTGACGCACGCCGGGCTCGCCGGACTTGTCGAGCACGCGGTCGGCGTGCTCGGTCTCGGGCCGGATCATGCGCTGCTGCACGCGACTTCGCCGAGCTTCGACCCGGCGGCCCTGGAGTGGTTGTGCGCGCTGTCGGTCGGTGCGAGCTTGGTCGTGTTGCCGCACGGCGTGATCGGCGGCCCCGAGTTCGCCGCGGTGCTGCGCGACGAGCGGGTGACGCATTGCAGTGTCACCCCCGCGGTGCTCGCCACCATCGACCCGGCGGCCGTGCCGACCGCGACGGTGCTGGTCGGCGGGGATGTCAGCACACCGGACCTGGTGGCAAAATGGCAGCCGGGTCGTCGCTATGTCAACGCCTACGGCCCGACCGAGGCCACCGTCGCCGCCACGTTCGGTGCTCAGGTCGCGGGACGCGGCGTCACCATCGGTCGACCGGTGCGCGGGGTGTCCGCGGTAGTGCTCGACGCTCGGCTGCACCCGGTTCCGCCGGGCGTGACCGGCGAATTGTATTTGGCGGGTGACGCCTTGGCGCGCGGCTACCATGACCGCGCGGCGCTCACGGCGCATCGGTTCGTCGCCAACCCCTGGGGCGAACCGGGGGAGCGGATGTTGCGGACCGGTGATCTGGTGCGCAGGCGCGGTCCTGCCGACAGGGACGCATGGGACCTGGAATACGTGGGGCGCGCCGACCGCCAAGTGAAGATCCGCGGGGTTCGGATCGAACTCGGCGAGGTCGACGCGGTGCTCGGCGCCCATGACGACGTCGGTTGCGCGGTCACCGTCGCACACGAAACACCCACCGGTGAAACGGTTCTGGTCGGCTACGTGCGCGCGGCGGTGGGACGCGAACCCGACCGTGATGCGCTTCTCGCGCATGTCGAGCGCACCCTGCCGCGGCACCTGGTGCCCGCCGCGATCGTGCCGCTCGACGACATCCCGCTGACCACGACGGGCAAGGTGGATCGAAAAGCATTGCCCGCGCCGAGCTTTCGGGCCGCGGCGTGGCGCGCACCGGCTACGCCGACCGAGGAGCTCGTGGCCGAGGTCTTCGCGCAGGTGCTCGCGGTCGAGCAGGTCGGCGCCGACGACGACTTCTTCGCCCGCGGCGGTTCCTCGTTGCGCACGCTCGCCCTGCAACACGCGCTGGCGGAGCACGGCATCGAGGTGCCGGTGTCGGCGCTGTTCGGCGCGTCCACCGTACGGGCGCTCGCCGCCTACCTCACCGGAGAGCACCTTGCGCCGCACAGCCCGGCCGTGGTCGCCGCCGATGCGGTGCTCGGCCCGGACATCTCGGCCACCGGTATCGCGCCGATGCATCGCGTCGGCCCGCGTGACGTGCTGCTGACCGGAGCGACCGGGTTCCTCGGCGCGTACCTGCTGCGCGAACTCCTGGACCGCACCGATGCCGTGGTGTGGTGTCTGGTGCGTGCCGACAGTGCCCGCGCGGGACGCGAGCGAATCCGGCAGGCACTGCGGCGCTTCCAGCTCTGGGACGACGCGCTGGAGACCAGGATCGTCCCGATACCGGGCGATCTAGCGCTGCCCGCGTTCGGACTGTCCGACGCCGAGCACGGCTGGCTCGCCAACCGGATCGACGCCATTTATCACAACGGCGCACAGGTCAATCACCTCGAACGCTATGCGCGCCTGCGTGCCGCCAATGTCGAGGGCACTCGGGAAGTGTTGCGGCTGGCGACCACTCGTCGGCTCAAAGCAGTGCACTTCGTCTCCACGGTGAACACCGTGATCTCCACCGCTGCCGCAGCGTCCGTCACCGAGGACACCCGGATCGGTGCGGATGAGCTACCGGCGCAGGGGTACATCTCGACCAAATGGGCTGCGGAGCAACTGGTTCTGCGGGCGGCCGAGCGTGGCGTGCCCGCGCGCGTCTACCGTCCGGGTCTGGTCTCCGGCGATCTTCGAGTCGGGATCAACAGCCCCGACGACTCGTTCTGGAACATGGTGCGTGCGGCGGTCGTTCTCGGCATCGTCCCCGAGGTCGGCGCGGCGAGCGTCGCGCTGGTCCCGGTCACCTATGTGGCGCGCGCACTCGTCGAGATCTCCCTCGGCGCCGCCACCGCCACCGCGTACCACCTGGTGCCCGACGAGCCGGTGGCGATCCGCACCCTGTTCGACTGTCTGCGCCGCAACGGATACCCCATCGAGACAGCGACATTCGAGGAAGTGCGGCACCGCCTCACCGAGCAGGCCCACACCCGGGCGCAGACGGGTGACGACTCCCTGGTCCGCGCCGCCCTGCTCGGCGCCGACTTCGCCGCGGCACCCGCGCCCCTCATCGACGCCACCAACACCGCACGCGCCCTCGTGCACAGCGCCGTCACCTGTGCCCCCATCGACGAAGCCGCTCTCGACACCTACATAGCGGCGTTCCGCCGCACCGGCTTCTTCCCGTCCGGCTCCTGA
- a CDS encoding MerR family transcriptional regulator, translating to MGTAEMPSAAALRALDAELAANIERLQRIRAELAITLRQGTPAELPPALAVAAARVDLSEADRAFIVVLSRVLGPAGIETYIEMFRNYQVRPEALELDQLPANADDHTKQDLAERMVPLIHALTAAHPALESSTDDAPRGPHFAARTLGAAIEDLDNPAQLDVLKRVAGLLAQEPDGKKPVRRNAAM from the coding sequence ATGGGCACCGCCGAGATGCCGTCCGCGGCGGCGCTGCGCGCCCTTGACGCCGAACTCGCCGCGAATATCGAACGCCTGCAACGTATCCGGGCCGAGCTCGCGATCACTCTGCGGCAGGGCACGCCGGCCGAGCTCCCGCCCGCGCTGGCCGTCGCCGCCGCCCGGGTGGACCTCTCCGAGGCCGACCGCGCCTTCATCGTCGTGCTGTCGCGGGTGCTCGGCCCGGCCGGCATCGAAACGTACATCGAGATGTTCCGGAACTACCAGGTCCGCCCCGAGGCACTCGAACTCGACCAGCTCCCCGCCAATGCCGACGACCACACCAAACAGGACCTCGCCGAGCGCATGGTCCCACTGATCCACGCGCTGACCGCCGCGCACCCGGCCCTTGAGTCCAGCACCGACGACGCGCCCCGCGGCCCCCACTTCGCCGCCCGCACCCTCGGTGCCGCCATCGAAGACCTCGACAACCCGGCCCAGCTCGACGTCCTCAAACGCGTCGCCGGTCTGTTGGCTCAGGAGCCGGACGGGAAGAAGCCGGTGCGGCGGAACGCCGCTATGTAG
- a CDS encoding cytochrome P450, which translates to MNISKTARRAKIWVRWLVLHGAAGVMLRTMARRGDPFATLLVGPGRGIDPYPDMERIRASGRIVPTPLLNLTVDIEVCRTIMRDSRFGATKPSHMSMPKPVRWMLEHTGQDLPNPTDPPALIALDPPDHSRLRRPVVAAFTAAAMRDMTDRIGVVADQLLDELEPRSHADLIRDFAARLPVAIIAHLLGIPEHDQPKLLEWGNSGAPLFDIGVRHAGYRTGIEGLTDAQRYFGDHVDRLRIQPGPSIFGQVVATSGLAKPELMATASIIMGAGFETAMNMLGSGIVLLLRNPDQLARLHADPELWASAVEEILRVESPAQMTMRTAHEDVEIAGHRIRAGEVVMLLLGGANRDPERFTEPARFDIGRERVREHIAFGQGIHTCLGARLARLEGTIGLRKLFERFPDLALDGEPELRGLAVLRGFDRVPVRLRSVSDRRAPAGPRLAVPTG; encoded by the coding sequence ATGAACATCTCGAAAACCGCACGGCGCGCGAAGATCTGGGTTCGCTGGCTGGTGTTGCACGGCGCCGCGGGCGTCATGCTGCGAACGATGGCGCGCCGCGGCGACCCGTTCGCCACTCTGCTGGTCGGTCCGGGTCGCGGCATCGACCCCTACCCGGACATGGAACGCATCCGTGCCTCGGGCCGCATCGTGCCGACCCCGCTGCTCAATCTCACCGTCGACATCGAAGTCTGCCGGACGATCATGCGGGACAGTCGATTCGGGGCCACCAAGCCCAGCCACATGAGCATGCCGAAGCCGGTGCGCTGGATGTTGGAGCACACGGGGCAGGATCTGCCCAACCCCACCGACCCGCCCGCGCTGATCGCGCTGGACCCACCGGATCACAGTCGGCTGCGCCGCCCGGTCGTCGCCGCCTTCACCGCCGCCGCCATGCGGGACATGACCGATCGCATCGGCGTGGTCGCCGACCAGCTGCTCGACGAGCTCGAACCGCGCTCGCACGCCGATCTGATCCGGGACTTCGCGGCCAGGCTGCCGGTCGCGATCATCGCGCACCTGCTCGGCATTCCCGAGCACGATCAGCCGAAGCTGCTCGAGTGGGGCAACAGCGGGGCGCCGCTGTTCGATATCGGGGTGCGCCACGCGGGCTACCGGACCGGCATCGAGGGCCTCACCGACGCGCAGCGCTACTTCGGCGACCACGTCGACCGCCTGCGAATCCAGCCGGGGCCCAGCATCTTCGGGCAGGTCGTCGCGACGAGCGGGCTGGCCAAGCCCGAATTGATGGCCACCGCCTCGATCATCATGGGCGCGGGCTTCGAGACGGCGATGAACATGCTCGGCAGCGGAATCGTGCTGCTGCTGCGCAATCCCGACCAGCTCGCCAGGCTGCATGCCGACCCCGAACTGTGGGCGAGCGCGGTCGAGGAGATCCTGCGCGTCGAGAGCCCCGCGCAGATGACGATGCGCACCGCGCACGAGGACGTCGAGATCGCCGGTCACCGCATCCGCGCGGGCGAAGTGGTGATGCTGCTGCTCGGCGGCGCCAACCGCGATCCAGAGCGATTCACCGAACCGGCGCGGTTCGATATCGGCCGCGAAAGGGTGCGCGAGCACATAGCTTTCGGCCAGGGCATCCACACCTGCCTCGGGGCACGGCTGGCTCGATTGGAGGGCACCATCGGACTGCGCAAGTTGTTCGAGCGCTTCCCCGACCTCGCGCTCGACGGCGAACCCGAGCTGCGCGGTCTCGCCGTCTTGCGCGGCTTCGACCGCGTGCCGGTGCGGTTGCGCTCGGTGTCGGATCGTCGCGCGCCCGCGGGTCCGCGCCTGGCGGTACCGACCGGATAG
- a CDS encoding UbiA family prenyltransferase, with protein sequence MRAYGRLANLYFLDYNLAYPMVATLLPAAVVREGRTWAAFAVLIAGYFLVHCALIAFDDITGFRDGSDAKNYRDNPSALRRAHWKPLVTGELRLPQALRFSWICLLSGLALLVLGLLIAPYHPLWLIVLAVVGACISVQYSYGLKLSHIGFQELVLFLFTMQLVFVPFWALTGGVTTRSMIEGGLFAFWLMMVSWYSNLRDIETDRGVGRINVATMTGERTYINLLGVLAVADAIVVFALIAAGELPLALGLLLCPVFALRLVQFRLGAIKRNPLVGRLLGRRLAWTGAVLMAVGNLFLAS encoded by the coding sequence GTGCGAGCGTACGGGCGCCTCGCCAATCTCTATTTCCTCGACTACAACCTCGCCTATCCGATGGTGGCGACGCTGCTGCCCGCCGCGGTCGTGCGCGAGGGGCGTACCTGGGCCGCGTTCGCGGTGCTCATCGCGGGCTACTTCCTGGTGCACTGCGCGCTGATCGCGTTCGACGACATCACCGGATTCCGGGACGGCAGCGATGCCAAGAACTACCGCGACAATCCGAGCGCGCTGCGGCGCGCACACTGGAAACCCTTGGTGACCGGCGAACTTCGGCTGCCGCAGGCGTTGCGGTTCTCCTGGATCTGCCTGCTGTCCGGGTTGGCGCTGCTGGTGCTCGGGCTGCTCATCGCCCCCTATCACCCGCTGTGGCTGATCGTGCTCGCCGTCGTCGGCGCGTGTATCTCGGTGCAGTACTCCTACGGATTGAAGCTGAGCCACATCGGTTTTCAGGAACTGGTGCTGTTCCTGTTCACGATGCAGCTGGTCTTCGTGCCGTTCTGGGCGCTGACCGGCGGGGTCACCACGCGCAGCATGATCGAGGGCGGGTTGTTCGCGTTCTGGCTGATGATGGTGTCCTGGTACTCCAACCTGCGCGATATCGAAACCGATCGCGGCGTCGGCCGGATCAACGTGGCCACCATGACCGGCGAACGCACCTACATCAATCTGCTCGGCGTGCTCGCCGTCGCCGACGCGATCGTGGTGTTCGCGCTGATCGCCGCGGGCGAACTGCCGCTCGCCCTCGGCCTGCTGCTGTGCCCGGTGTTCGCGCTGCGGTTGGTCCAGTTCCGGCTCGGCGCGATCAAGCGCAACCCGCTCGTCGGCAGGCTGCTCGGCCGCAGGCTGGCCTGGACCGGCGCCGTACTGATGGCCGTCGGCAACCTGTTCCTGGCGAGCTGA
- a CDS encoding TauD/TfdA dioxygenase family protein, whose translation MSDQLQQTLLAGTDLAPFGRVVTAETGGRTLADVPIDELLSTTLAAKVLVLRGFDLLDKTDLEAYCMAAGELVQWEFGTILDLVVQEDPQNYLFDSGDVPFHWDGAWSERAPRFFLFQCVQGCVPGAGGETVFCDSTQVYREAPEELRELWARTSVTYRTDKLAHYGGTMTQPLLDTHPTTGETTIRYAEPLDPARYRNPLFLTVEGLGADDAVRVMDDLRDRLHDPRYCYDHAWQTGDIVVAENHALLHGRNRFLGSTARHMQRIQII comes from the coding sequence GTGAGCGATCAACTTCAGCAGACCCTGCTCGCCGGCACCGACCTGGCACCGTTCGGGCGCGTGGTGACCGCCGAAACCGGCGGGCGCACACTGGCCGACGTGCCGATCGATGAGTTGCTGTCGACCACCCTCGCGGCCAAGGTCCTGGTGCTGCGCGGCTTCGACCTGCTCGACAAGACCGACCTGGAGGCCTACTGCATGGCCGCGGGCGAGCTGGTGCAGTGGGAATTCGGCACCATCCTCGACCTGGTCGTCCAGGAGGACCCGCAGAACTACCTGTTCGACTCGGGAGACGTCCCGTTCCACTGGGACGGCGCCTGGTCCGAACGTGCCCCGCGCTTCTTCCTGTTCCAGTGCGTGCAGGGCTGCGTGCCCGGTGCGGGCGGCGAGACCGTCTTCTGCGATTCGACCCAGGTCTATCGCGAGGCGCCCGAGGAACTGCGCGAGCTGTGGGCCCGCACCTCGGTGACCTACCGCACCGACAAGCTGGCGCACTACGGCGGCACCATGACCCAACCGCTGCTCGACACCCACCCGACCACCGGTGAGACGACCATCCGCTACGCCGAGCCGCTCGACCCGGCCCGCTACCGGAACCCGTTGTTCCTCACCGTCGAAGGGCTCGGCGCCGACGACGCGGTCCGCGTGATGGACGACCTGCGCGACCGGCTGCACGACCCGCGCTACTGCTACGACCACGCCTGGCAGACCGGCGACATCGTCGTCGCCGAGAACCACGCGCTGCTGCACGGACGCAACCGTTTCCTCGGCTCGACCGCCCGGCACATGCAGCGGATCCAGATCATCTAG